A genome region from Planctomycetota bacterium includes the following:
- a CDS encoding MFS transporter has product MAIASSHSETTSSAARALYGAQQRVLLWVCALSALTYLDRVCFGVAAKHLKSDLGLDNDAELKWAFTAFAIAYSLFEIPSGWLGDAIGPRRALLRIVAWWSLFTAATGLVGYQVAGITLGGLYTLFIVRFLFGAGEAGAYPNITRALHNWFPTERWATAQGYVWMSGRLMGGLTPLIWAALVTGTAWTPALLNWRGAFLGFGVLGLVWCVGFGLKFRDTPRGDARWRDTPELLAHVPEHHDSHELPWRKLLANRTLWPLSLMYFCINYGWYFHITYLPLFLRQRFDVGDDQLVGAIYLGGPLLVGSLGCFCGGKLADWLARRTGNARRVRIMIGIVGQSFCAACWVVAMFAPNVHVFCAAISLSAFANDMTMASAWATCQDIGGNHAAVTAATMNTVGTGGAAMAGWLTGTIVERALSQQATGLGVAVTALPADALHTATLDGYYQSLVTFAGACAVAALLWAAAGWTLRRRGVESSASQ; this is encoded by the coding sequence ATGGCAATCGCGTCCTCTCATTCAGAAACAACTTCCTCTGCCGCCCGCGCGTTGTACGGCGCGCAACAGCGCGTGTTGCTCTGGGTCTGCGCGCTGTCGGCGTTGACCTACCTGGATCGGGTCTGCTTCGGTGTCGCGGCCAAGCATCTGAAGTCCGACCTGGGGCTCGACAACGATGCCGAGCTGAAGTGGGCGTTCACCGCGTTCGCCATCGCCTATTCGCTGTTCGAGATCCCCTCGGGCTGGCTGGGCGACGCCATCGGCCCGCGCCGCGCGCTGTTGCGCATTGTCGCCTGGTGGTCGTTGTTCACGGCCGCGACCGGGCTGGTCGGTTACCAGGTGGCGGGGATCACCCTCGGCGGGCTGTACACATTGTTCATCGTGCGCTTTCTGTTCGGGGCTGGCGAGGCAGGGGCCTATCCGAACATCACCCGGGCCCTTCACAACTGGTTCCCCACCGAGCGTTGGGCGACGGCCCAAGGCTATGTCTGGATGTCGGGCCGGTTGATGGGAGGACTGACGCCACTGATCTGGGCGGCCCTGGTGACGGGCACTGCTTGGACGCCGGCGCTTTTGAATTGGCGTGGGGCGTTCCTGGGGTTTGGAGTGCTAGGGCTCGTCTGGTGCGTGGGCTTTGGCCTTAAGTTTCGTGACACGCCGCGCGGCGACGCCCGCTGGCGCGACACGCCCGAACTGTTGGCCCACGTGCCGGAGCATCACGATTCGCACGAGCTTCCTTGGCGCAAGCTGCTCGCCAACCGCACGCTCTGGCCGTTGAGCCTGATGTACTTCTGCATCAACTACGGCTGGTACTTCCATATCACGTATTTACCATTGTTCCTGCGCCAGCGATTCGACGTGGGGGACGATCAACTGGTCGGCGCGATTTACCTGGGCGGGCCGCTGCTCGTTGGCTCGCTCGGCTGCTTCTGCGGCGGCAAATTGGCCGATTGGCTGGCACGGCGAACCGGCAACGCGCGCCGCGTACGAATCATGATCGGCATCGTCGGCCAGTCGTTCTGCGCCGCCTGCTGGGTAGTGGCGATGTTTGCACCGAATGTGCATGTGTTCTGCGCGGCCATCAGCTTGTCGGCCTTTGCCAACGACATGACCATGGCCTCGGCCTGGGCCACGTGCCAGGACATCGGCGGCAACCACGCGGCCGTCACCGCGGCCACCATGAACACCGTCGGCACCGGCGGCGCGGCCATGGCCGGCTGGCTGACCGGCACGATCGTCGAACGCGCTTTGTCGCAGCAGGCCACGGGACTTGGCGTCGCGGTCACCGCCTTGCCGGCCGATGCGCTCCACACCGCGACGCTTGACGGCTATTATCAGAGTCTGGTCACCTTTGCCGGCGCGTGCGCCGTGGCGGCGCTGCTGTGGGCCGCCGCCGGCTGGACGCTCCGCCGGCGAGGCGTTGAAAGCTCAGCAAGCCAATGA
- a CDS encoding mandelate racemase/muconate lactonizing enzyme family protein, translating to MKITEVRTIPLRGATQDTGWPGGTDPHLDMNTLVEVATDSGLVGLGSCFTSQQLVEAGLSLLRPLLIGETGVEAERVSEKLRQSTFWQGRGGAVEHAISGVDIALWDLMGKALGQPVSRLLGGNYRDRIKPYASMLFDEPATLRDKLQQQVARGFRAIKMGWRPFGRVSRQYDELLIKTAREAVGEDVELMVDAGGSEQFWPHGVCWARETAKMLGDYQITWFEEALKPDDVEGFKELRQSSPVLVATGEVLTRRQSFQPFIDQRAVDVIQPDLTKCGGLSEGRRLAWAAYDHGVLLVPHGWNTGVGVAADLALSAAMPVARWVEFQTGVPYIEDIILPKFQLDADGMLPIPTGPGLGITLNQDLLDRYTRG from the coding sequence ATGAAGATCACCGAAGTTCGTACGATTCCGCTCCGCGGCGCGACCCAAGACACCGGCTGGCCGGGCGGGACCGATCCGCACCTGGACATGAATACGCTGGTCGAAGTCGCGACCGACAGCGGGCTGGTCGGCCTGGGAAGCTGCTTCACCAGCCAGCAACTGGTCGAGGCGGGCTTGTCGCTGCTGCGGCCGCTGTTGATTGGCGAAACCGGTGTCGAAGCCGAGCGGGTTAGCGAGAAGCTCCGGCAAAGCACCTTTTGGCAAGGGCGCGGCGGCGCGGTCGAGCACGCCATCAGCGGCGTCGACATCGCCCTCTGGGATCTGATGGGCAAGGCGCTGGGCCAGCCGGTGTCGCGACTGTTGGGCGGCAACTACCGGGACCGGATCAAACCTTATGCGTCGATGCTGTTCGACGAACCGGCCACGCTGCGCGACAAGCTGCAACAGCAAGTCGCACGCGGCTTTCGCGCCATCAAGATGGGCTGGCGTCCCTTTGGCCGCGTCAGTCGCCAGTATGACGAGCTGTTGATCAAGACCGCGCGCGAAGCCGTCGGCGAGGATGTCGAGCTGATGGTTGACGCGGGGGGTAGCGAGCAATTCTGGCCCCACGGCGTTTGTTGGGCGCGTGAAACGGCCAAGATGCTGGGCGATTACCAGATCACCTGGTTCGAGGAAGCCTTGAAACCCGACGACGTGGAGGGGTTCAAGGAGCTGCGTCAGTCATCGCCGGTGCTGGTGGCGACGGGCGAGGTGTTGACCCGACGGCAAAGCTTCCAGCCGTTCATCGACCAGCGGGCCGTCGACGTGATTCAGCCCGATCTGACCAAGTGCGGCGGCTTGAGCGAAGGGCGGCGGCTGGCCTGGGCCGCGTACGATCACGGCGTGTTGCTGGTGCCACATGGCTGGAACACCGGAGTCGGCGTGGCGGCCGACTTGGCGCTCAGCGCCGCCATGCCCGTCGCCCGCTGGGTCGAGTTCCAGACCGGTGTGCCGTACATCGAGGACATCATCCTGCCCAAGTTCCAACTCGACGCCGATGGCATGCTGCCGATTCCGACTGGGCCGGGTCTGGGCATCACGCTGAATCAAGACCTTCTCGACCGTTACACGCGAGGTTAG
- a CDS encoding sulfatase, whose translation MKTRWAVFVLALNFSVASAALAAVAEPVRPNFVLVFIDNLGNGDFGCTGSTLHRTPHIDRLAATGTRFTSFYVASGVCTPSRAALMTGCYPRRVNLHVNSENGAVLRPVEPKGLNPDEVTIAETLGTAGYATGMFGKWHLGDQPSLLPTRQGFETFFGIPYSDDMTRDHRPDVWPELPLMRGEQVIEAPVERNTLVKRCTEAAIAFIEQNRQRPFFVYLPQTMPGSTAHPFSSSAFRGHSRNGEYGDAVEELDWSIGELMSTLDRLDLTRRTLVLVTSDNGAVERHPRQGSCAPYRGWGYDTSEGAMRVPCLASWPDHIPAGRVCDELCSTMDLLPTFAKLADAPPPSRPIDGHDIRDLLLGQPGAQSPWDAEGFGYYRLEQLQAVRSGPWKLYLPLDNKYVTAGRKTARANAELYNVRDDVGETREASKEHPDVVVRLSQLAERIRGEIGDMDRPGRGERPAGWSSPAKPLTPRQAD comes from the coding sequence ATGAAAACTCGATGGGCTGTCTTTGTCTTGGCCCTGAACTTCTCCGTGGCCAGTGCGGCGCTGGCCGCCGTCGCTGAGCCGGTGCGTCCGAACTTCGTGCTGGTCTTTATCGACAATTTGGGGAATGGCGATTTTGGCTGCACTGGCTCGACGCTCCATCGCACGCCTCACATCGATCGGCTGGCGGCGACGGGCACTCGCTTCACGAGCTTCTACGTGGCCAGCGGCGTCTGCACTCCCAGCCGCGCCGCCCTGATGACCGGTTGCTACCCGCGCCGCGTCAACCTGCACGTCAACAGCGAGAACGGCGCGGTGCTGAGACCGGTCGAGCCCAAGGGCTTGAACCCCGACGAGGTCACCATTGCCGAGACGCTTGGCACCGCCGGTTACGCGACGGGAATGTTCGGCAAATGGCACCTGGGAGATCAGCCGTCGTTGCTACCTACCCGACAGGGATTCGAGACTTTCTTTGGCATCCCCTACAGCGATGACATGACGCGCGACCATCGGCCTGACGTCTGGCCCGAGCTGCCGTTGATGCGCGGCGAACAAGTCATCGAAGCGCCGGTCGAGCGAAACACGCTGGTGAAGCGCTGCACGGAAGCGGCGATCGCCTTTATCGAGCAAAACCGGCAGCGACCGTTCTTTGTCTATTTGCCCCAGACGATGCCCGGCTCGACGGCTCATCCGTTTTCGAGCAGCGCCTTTCGCGGACACAGCCGCAATGGCGAATATGGCGATGCCGTCGAGGAGCTCGATTGGTCCATCGGCGAATTGATGTCCACGCTCGATCGGCTTGACCTGACGCGCCGCACGCTGGTCCTGGTCACGTCCGACAATGGCGCCGTCGAGCGTCATCCGCGACAAGGAAGCTGCGCTCCCTATCGCGGCTGGGGCTACGACACGTCCGAAGGCGCGATGCGCGTGCCGTGCCTGGCTTCGTGGCCCGATCACATTCCCGCGGGCCGGGTGTGCGACGAGCTTTGTAGCACGATGGATTTGCTTCCCACCTTCGCCAAGCTGGCCGACGCGCCGCCGCCTTCCCGACCGATCGACGGCCACGACATTCGTGACCTGCTCTTGGGACAACCGGGCGCTCAATCTCCGTGGGATGCCGAAGGATTTGGCTATTACCGGCTTGAGCAATTGCAGGCCGTCCGTTCCGGGCCGTGGAAACTTTACCTGCCGCTTGACAATAAGTACGTCACGGCGGGGCGCAAGACAGCGCGGGCCAACGCCGAGCTGTACAACGTGCGCGACGATGTCGGCGAGACGCGCGAAGCCTCGAAAGAGCATCCCGACGTGGTCGTGCGACTGTCGCAACTCGCCGAACGGATACGCGGCGAGATCGGCGACATGGACCGACCTGGCCGTGGGGAACGTCCCGCTGGCTGGTCATCGCCGGCCAAGCCATTGACGCCGCGGCAAGCAGATTAA
- a CDS encoding EamA family transporter: MTQSVREGRIWIAVAALLWSSCGLFAKSPLFEDWPPEHRGVLLAFWRALFVAVSLLPLVRRPRWRRELVPLVIGFTGMNATYLSSVVLTTAANAIWLQSTSPFWVLLISVFLFHRPVNRRDLVPVACAAVGVGAILWCELQGAAWSGVALGVTSGVCFAVVVLSMSALRDENGPWIILVCNATAALVFLPWLVWLQVWPSWQQLGALAVFGAFQMAAPYVCLARGLRSISSQEAVAIGLIEPVLMPVWVYLVWGEAPAWWTIIGAALILVGLLIRYTILERRQPAPVDLPESPLPAEAPAVVTSESA; the protein is encoded by the coding sequence GTGACTCAGTCGGTGCGCGAAGGGCGAATCTGGATTGCCGTGGCGGCTCTGTTGTGGAGCTCGTGCGGGCTGTTCGCCAAAAGTCCGTTGTTCGAGGACTGGCCGCCCGAACATCGGGGCGTGCTGCTGGCCTTTTGGCGGGCGCTGTTTGTCGCCGTCTCGCTGTTGCCGTTGGTGCGGCGGCCGCGCTGGCGGCGCGAGCTGGTGCCGCTGGTCATCGGCTTCACCGGCATGAACGCCACCTATTTGTCGTCGGTGGTGTTGACCACGGCGGCCAACGCCATCTGGCTGCAAAGCACCAGCCCGTTCTGGGTGCTGCTGATTTCGGTGTTCCTGTTCCACCGTCCGGTGAACCGTCGCGACCTGGTCCCGGTGGCGTGCGCCGCGGTGGGGGTGGGGGCGATTCTCTGGTGCGAGTTGCAAGGGGCCGCCTGGTCGGGCGTGGCGCTTGGCGTCACGTCGGGCGTCTGCTTCGCGGTGGTCGTACTCAGCATGAGCGCCCTGCGCGACGAGAACGGGCCGTGGATCATCCTGGTCTGCAACGCCACGGCGGCGCTGGTGTTCCTGCCCTGGCTCGTCTGGCTGCAGGTTTGGCCCTCGTGGCAGCAATTGGGGGCGCTCGCGGTGTTCGGAGCGTTTCAGATGGCGGCGCCGTATGTCTGCCTGGCCCGCGGGCTGCGCTCGATCAGCAGCCAGGAAGCGGTGGCCATCGGATTGATCGAGCCGGTGCTGATGCCCGTCTGGGTCTACCTGGTCTGGGGCGAAGCGCCGGCCTGGTGGACGATCATCGGCGCGGCATTGATCCTAGTCGGCCTGCTGATTCGCTACACGATCCTCGAGCGCCGCCAGCCAGCGCCGGTCGACCTGCCCGAGTCGCCGCTACCAGCCGAAGCGCCGGCCGTGGTTACGTCGGAATCGGCTTGA
- a CDS encoding DUF1501 domain-containing protein, with protein sequence MQPINPSAPSTARLSEFDRRTLLAQLGRGLLGVVAVDLLSRDLFGAVNDPAGGAWKPGQTHFPAKAKKVLQIFCPGAASHVDLWDYKPELVKRHGQPLAGEEGSMSFQGKNGNLMQSPWAFGPHGQSGKMISSMLPTMGQHVDDIAFIHSMTSRTNTHGPGCVYMNTGSVREGFPSAGAWVSHALGSLNDNLPTYVAIPDIRGEPPNGKANWSNGFLAAQHQAVTLSAQQPIRNLTTPADIDTAQERETRELLAQLNRRHQAGHPGNSELTARMAAYELAARMQLAAPEVSQFDAESAAVHKLYGTDDTNPLKAAYARNCLLARRLLERGVRYVSLYCASRASGADGLLNWDAHKTLKADYERHLPIFDQPTAALLTDMKQRGLLDDTLVLWTTEFGRMPTHQQGALGRDHNPDAFTTWMMGAGIKGGVSYGATDEFGRRSVEDVATVYDFYATVLHLLGFDHERLTVYHNGSNRRLTDVHGHVIQEILA encoded by the coding sequence ATGCAACCAATCAATCCATCCGCGCCGTCTACCGCCCGACTCTCGGAGTTCGATCGCCGCACGTTGCTGGCGCAACTGGGCCGCGGACTGCTGGGCGTGGTGGCGGTCGACCTGCTCAGCCGCGACTTGTTCGGTGCGGTGAACGACCCGGCCGGTGGCGCGTGGAAACCCGGTCAAACGCACTTCCCGGCCAAGGCCAAGAAGGTGTTGCAAATCTTCTGCCCCGGCGCGGCTTCGCACGTGGACCTGTGGGACTACAAGCCCGAGTTGGTCAAGCGTCACGGCCAGCCACTGGCGGGCGAAGAGGGCTCGATGAGCTTCCAGGGAAAGAACGGCAACCTGATGCAAAGCCCGTGGGCGTTCGGGCCCCACGGCCAGTCGGGCAAGATGATTTCGAGCATGCTCCCCACGATGGGTCAGCACGTCGACGACATCGCCTTCATCCACTCGATGACTTCGCGGACCAACACGCACGGGCCGGGCTGCGTGTACATGAACACGGGCTCCGTGCGCGAAGGTTTTCCCAGCGCCGGCGCGTGGGTCAGTCATGCCCTCGGCTCGCTGAACGACAACTTGCCGACGTACGTGGCCATTCCCGACATTCGCGGCGAGCCGCCGAATGGCAAGGCGAATTGGAGCAACGGATTCCTGGCCGCGCAACATCAGGCTGTGACGCTGAGCGCGCAGCAGCCGATTCGCAATCTGACCACGCCGGCCGACATCGACACCGCGCAAGAGCGCGAAACTCGCGAGCTGCTGGCCCAACTCAATCGCCGCCACCAAGCCGGGCATCCTGGCAACTCGGAGCTGACGGCGCGGATGGCGGCCTATGAACTGGCCGCGCGGATGCAATTGGCCGCCCCCGAGGTGAGCCAGTTCGACGCCGAATCGGCCGCGGTTCACAAGCTGTACGGGACCGACGACACGAACCCCTTGAAGGCGGCTTACGCCCGTAACTGTTTGCTGGCGCGACGGCTGCTCGAGCGCGGCGTGCGCTATGTCAGCTTGTACTGCGCGTCGCGGGCCTCGGGGGCCGATGGGCTGTTGAACTGGGACGCCCATAAGACGCTCAAGGCCGACTACGAGCGGCACCTCCCGATCTTCGATCAACCGACGGCGGCGCTATTGACCGATATGAAACAACGTGGCCTGCTCGACGACACGCTGGTGCTGTGGACGACCGAGTTCGGGCGGATGCCGACGCACCAGCAAGGGGCCTTGGGACGCGATCATAATCCCGACGCGTTCACCACGTGGATGATGGGGGCCGGGATCAAGGGTGGCGTCAGCTACGGCGCGACCGACGAGTTCGGCCGCCGCTCGGTCGAGGACGTGGCGACCGTCTATGATTTCTACGCCACGGTGCTGCACCTGCTGGGCTTCGATCACGAGCGGCTGACGGTCTATCACAACGGCAGCAACCGCCGCCTGACCGACGTGCATGGGCATGTGATTCAAGAGATTCTGGCGTAG
- a CDS encoding DUF1553 domain-containing protein: protein MRSPTLAKFDLPRVAITAAVVVFVSLAVSSVAHAASVDFQKQIAPLLTEHCVACHNRSQLKGGLDLSTGATVLKGGQSGAALVPGKPRESYLLDMVSSTDGARPQMPAKGAPLTTAQVALIEQWIVEGAAWPEGLMLREPAKADRNWWSLQPLAIVEPPANQGAPAGWNDSPIDRFIFAKLATQNLTPNPPAERRALIRRVTYDVLGLPPTPEEVDAFDNDKRPDAYERLIDRLLASPHYGEQWGRHWLDVVRFGESIGFERNLITDNAWPFRDYVIKSFNDDKPFDRLILEHLAGDVIGKDQPAVEVGTTFLVAGAYDNVGNSDPIQAAQIRANTLDDIVRATGEAFLGLTIGCARCHDHKFDPIRQEDYYSMYATFAGVKHGERSVATAEARQARDSQVKPLEAERQRVAAAKEALEKSLLDRAKAHLADYEKQWTRPAPVYSLIEEPVAPVEARYVRLVVDEVQGIARNMSLASSYAIDEFEVFDLSEPAVNVALATNGAQAEGESRKIEDFAEAYSAKLAIDGKYQSPFTAIKPELTITLAQPTKINRVVFSSNRNGDYSRPFPIEYRIEVSLDKHEWTEVASSRDRRPVKAAYDRRLIKLEASDAEQAQLAALTRDLQAADAALAKIAPLPSWWAGIFSEAKGPFQVFLGGDPQKPGPATPIGHLQSISANGPTYRVDDASPESVRRLALAEWLGDKRNPLTPRVLANRVWQYHFGTGIVDSASDFGYLGSRPTHPELLDWLAGRLLAHGWRMKPLHREILLSQTYRQSSAWREAAARVDASSRSLWRYPPRRMAAEELRDTFLTVAGKLDTKPGGPGFRLYRYLIDNVATYVPLDAPGPETYRRAVYHQNARASRVDLLSDYDCPDGALATPVRANTTSPLQALTMLNHRFTLDMAGALAARLERDTGSDDPAAQVDRAWLLAFARHPANDELQASVAMIRQRGLAAFCRALLNTNELIYLD, encoded by the coding sequence ATGCGTAGCCCAACGCTCGCCAAGTTTGACTTGCCCCGAGTCGCCATTACGGCGGCCGTTGTCGTTTTCGTATCGCTGGCGGTAAGCAGCGTCGCGCACGCCGCGTCGGTTGACTTTCAAAAGCAGATCGCCCCGCTACTGACCGAGCATTGCGTCGCCTGTCACAACCGCTCGCAGCTCAAAGGGGGCCTCGACCTATCGACCGGGGCGACGGTGCTCAAGGGGGGCCAAAGCGGGGCGGCCCTGGTCCCCGGCAAGCCGCGCGAGAGTTACTTGCTCGACATGGTGTCGTCCACCGACGGCGCGCGGCCCCAAATGCCGGCAAAAGGGGCACCGCTGACGACGGCTCAAGTGGCCCTAATCGAGCAGTGGATCGTCGAAGGCGCCGCGTGGCCCGAGGGGCTGATGCTGCGCGAGCCGGCCAAGGCCGATCGGAACTGGTGGTCGCTACAGCCGCTGGCGATTGTCGAACCGCCAGCGAATCAGGGAGCGCCGGCCGGCTGGAACGACTCGCCCATCGATCGTTTCATCTTCGCCAAGCTTGCCACGCAGAACCTCACCCCCAATCCACCGGCCGAGCGCCGTGCGCTGATTCGCCGCGTGACGTACGACGTGCTCGGCTTGCCCCCAACCCCCGAGGAAGTCGACGCGTTCGACAACGACAAGCGGCCTGACGCATACGAACGGCTGATCGATCGGTTGTTGGCGTCGCCCCACTATGGCGAGCAATGGGGGCGGCACTGGCTCGACGTGGTTCGCTTTGGCGAGAGCATCGGCTTCGAGCGAAATCTGATCACCGACAACGCCTGGCCATTCCGCGACTACGTCATTAAGTCGTTCAACGATGACAAGCCATTCGATCGGTTGATTCTTGAACACCTGGCCGGCGACGTGATTGGCAAGGACCAGCCTGCGGTCGAAGTTGGCACGACGTTCCTGGTGGCCGGCGCGTACGACAATGTCGGCAATAGCGATCCGATCCAGGCGGCACAGATTCGCGCCAACACACTCGACGACATCGTTCGCGCGACGGGCGAGGCGTTTCTGGGGCTGACGATTGGTTGTGCCCGTTGCCACGATCACAAGTTCGATCCGATTCGCCAGGAAGATTACTACTCGATGTACGCCACATTCGCCGGCGTGAAGCACGGCGAGCGATCCGTCGCCACGGCCGAGGCCCGCCAGGCCCGCGACTCACAGGTCAAACCGCTCGAAGCGGAACGTCAACGTGTGGCGGCGGCGAAAGAAGCCTTGGAAAAGTCTCTGCTCGATCGGGCCAAGGCACACCTGGCCGATTATGAAAAGCAATGGACTCGTCCCGCGCCGGTTTACTCGCTGATCGAGGAGCCGGTCGCGCCGGTCGAAGCGCGCTACGTGCGACTGGTCGTCGATGAGGTCCAAGGAATCGCGCGCAATATGTCGCTCGCGTCGAGCTATGCGATCGACGAATTCGAGGTCTTCGACCTGTCCGAGCCCGCCGTCAACGTCGCGTTGGCCACGAACGGCGCTCAGGCCGAAGGAGAGTCGCGGAAGATCGAGGATTTTGCCGAGGCCTACAGTGCCAAGCTGGCGATTGACGGCAAGTATCAGTCCCCCTTCACAGCCATCAAGCCCGAACTGACGATCACGTTGGCCCAGCCGACCAAGATCAATCGCGTCGTCTTTTCAAGCAATCGGAACGGCGACTACTCACGGCCTTTCCCCATCGAATATCGCATTGAAGTCTCGCTCGACAAGCACGAATGGACCGAGGTGGCCAGTTCGCGCGATCGCCGCCCGGTGAAGGCCGCCTACGATCGTCGGCTGATCAAGCTCGAAGCCAGCGACGCCGAGCAAGCGCAACTTGCCGCGCTCACGCGCGACTTGCAAGCGGCCGATGCCGCGCTGGCCAAGATCGCGCCCCTGCCCAGTTGGTGGGCCGGCATCTTCAGCGAAGCCAAGGGGCCGTTCCAGGTCTTCCTGGGTGGCGATCCCCAGAAGCCGGGCCCGGCGACGCCGATCGGACACCTGCAATCGATCTCAGCCAACGGCCCGACGTACCGCGTCGACGATGCCAGCCCCGAAAGCGTGCGCCGGCTGGCCCTGGCCGAGTGGCTGGGAGACAAGCGCAATCCGCTCACGCCGCGCGTCCTTGCCAATCGCGTCTGGCAGTACCACTTTGGTACCGGCATCGTCGACTCGGCCAGCGATTTTGGCTACCTGGGTTCGCGGCCGACGCATCCTGAATTGCTCGACTGGCTTGCCGGGCGATTGCTCGCGCATGGTTGGCGGATGAAGCCGTTGCATCGCGAGATTCTCCTTTCGCAGACCTACCGCCAATCGAGCGCGTGGCGCGAAGCGGCGGCCCGCGTCGACGCCTCGTCGCGCAGCCTGTGGCGCTATCCGCCCCGGCGAATGGCGGCGGAGGAGCTGCGCGACACTTTCCTGACCGTCGCGGGCAAGCTCGACACGAAACCCGGCGGCCCGGGCTTTCGTCTGTATCGCTACCTGATCGACAACGTCGCCACCTACGTCCCCCTCGACGCGCCGGGGCCCGAGACCTATCGCCGCGCGGTGTATCACCAGAACGCCCGGGCGTCGCGGGTCGATTTGCTGTCCGATTACGATTGCCCCGACGGCGCCTTGGCCACTCCGGTTCGCGCGAACACCACGTCGCCGTTGCAAGCCCTGACGATGTTGAACCATCGGTTCACGCTCGACATGGCCGGCGCGCTGGCCGCACGCCTGGAACGCGACACCGGCAGCGATGACCCCGCGGCCCAGGTCGACCGGGCTTGGCTGTTGGCATTCGCGCGACATCCGGCCAACGACGAGCTGCAAGCCTCGGTGGCGATGATCCGCCAGCGCGGGCTAGCGGCGTTTTGTCGCGCGCTGTTGAACACCAACGAACTGATCTACCTCGATTGA
- a CDS encoding GntR family transcriptional regulator, with product MIEPTPLSAQVHRQLLAEIVGGKRTSGTVLRETTLAAELNVSRTPVREALRQLMADGLVELQTNHSAIVRSLNATQLTHVCQVREALEGMATELACRRMTDDDFAMLDDMAAACRERKTEAAYHRFDRELHRTIAERTDNPLLARDIGRYHDLVQLMREKIGDLGNALLNAFEEHLQILQAIRAGDAAAARQAMVDHIRLSCQAQIRHLTEAKQAPATPKRAARKVSA from the coding sequence ATGATCGAGCCCACCCCCCTCTCCGCCCAGGTCCATCGCCAGTTGCTCGCCGAGATTGTCGGCGGCAAGCGCACCTCGGGCACAGTCCTGCGCGAAACAACCTTGGCCGCCGAGTTGAATGTCAGTCGCACACCCGTTCGCGAAGCCTTGCGTCAACTAATGGCCGACGGCCTCGTCGAGTTGCAAACGAACCACAGCGCCATCGTTCGTTCGCTCAACGCCACGCAGCTCACCCACGTCTGTCAGGTGCGCGAGGCCCTGGAAGGAATGGCCACCGAGCTGGCGTGCCGTCGCATGACCGACGACGATTTCGCCATGCTCGACGACATGGCCGCGGCCTGTCGCGAGCGCAAGACCGAAGCGGCGTATCACCGCTTTGACCGCGAGCTGCACCGCACCATCGCCGAGCGGACGGACAACCCGTTGTTGGCGCGCGACATCGGGCGCTATCACGACCTGGTGCAGTTGATGCGCGAAAAAATCGGCGACTTGGGGAACGCCTTGCTCAACGCCTTTGAGGAACATCTTCAGATCCTCCAGGCGATCCGCGCCGGCGACGCCGCAGCAGCGCGCCAAGCGATGGTCGATCACATCCGCCTCAGTTGTCAGGCCCAGATTCGCCATCTGACCGAGGCCAAGCAGGCGCCGGCCACGCCCAAGCGCGCCGCACGGAAAGTGAGCGCCTAG